AGCGACATGCTGGGCACGAGCCGCAGCATAAAGCAGCAGTTCGGTCGGGCTGGTCATGCGGTTGTTTTTTGCATCAAGTAATACCGCGCGAATCTGGTCAGCAATATCACAACCTCCCGGTTCCCGTGTTTCTATGACGTCGTGACCCTGGTGGCGCAGTGCGGTGGCGAGCAGACGGATCTGGGTTGTCTTTCCACACCCTTCAATACCTTCAAATGTGATGAATTGTCCCATAACTTCCGTGGTTTGTGGAGTGGCTGGTTTTTCGGGGCGTCTTTAGCGGGATGTTGAAAAAATCCTGTCCGGGGATTTTTCAACGACGCAAGCCGAAAAAGCGATTTCCGTCTTGCTCGCAAAATCAAGGATTTGAAAACCTGTCCTTGATTTTGATCGCCCGTCCATGGGCTCCACAGCTTGTTAGATCTCCCGATTTTGTTCAGAGTGCCCCATTATAAAGAGCGCGGTCAGGGACGCAAGGAGAAAAGCGTATCGGCCAGCCATTGCGTTATGGTGCGTTTTTCAGTATGTTAAATCGTTTAACAGTTGACATTGATGGAGATCTGTCGGCAGAATGCGCGGCTTGTCCGCAGGGCAGGTCATGATTGTGGAGAGTGAATCTGGTGGATTTTGATAAAGAGCTGAGCCAATTTGAAGAGCGATTAGGGTACCGGTTTACAGACCGGCATTACCTGCAGACAGCTCTGATCCATAAATCCTATGCCAATGAACAATTGCGTGATCCGGCGGCATGTAATGAACGACAGGAATTTCTCGGTGATGCGGTTCTTGATCTGGTGATGGCGGATTATCTGTTTTGTACTTATCCGCAGTTACCGGAAGGTGAGTTGTCACGCATCCGCTCCGAATTGGTCAGCGCCCGTGCTCTGGCTAAAGTAGCCCGTCGCCTCAATCTGGGCCCCTGTCTGAAATTGGGGCGTGGTGAACGCCGTAGTGGCGGTCAAGACAAAGACAACCTGCTGGCTGATGCGTTGGAAGCGGTGTTTGGAGCGGTGTTTCTCGATGCCGGTTGGGATGTGGCGCGGGATGTCCTCGGGCGGATGTTTGAAGGTACGGCCGTCCAGGCGGCGCGGCGTAAGTCACTTGACTACAAAACTCGCTTTCAGGAATTGGCTCAGGCGCGTTTTGGGGCTGCCCCCGAATACGAACTGGTGGCCACGGAAGGTCCCGATCAT
This genomic window from Desulfuromonas acetoxidans DSM 684 contains:
- the rnc gene encoding ribonuclease III, giving the protein MDFDKELSQFEERLGYRFTDRHYLQTALIHKSYANEQLRDPAACNERQEFLGDAVLDLVMADYLFCTYPQLPEGELSRIRSELVSARALAKVARRLNLGPCLKLGRGERRSGGQDKDNLLADALEAVFGAVFLDAGWDVARDVLGRMFEGTAVQAARRKSLDYKTRFQELAQARFGAAPEYELVATEGPDHQREYTVIVSCEGRHLGQGSGGSKKAAQQQAACQALKALDDECDGGTA